A window of the Bombina bombina isolate aBomBom1 chromosome 3, aBomBom1.pri, whole genome shotgun sequence genome harbors these coding sequences:
- the KBTBD7 gene encoding kelch repeat and BTB domain-containing protein 7, whose product MSACAVSGFFSGPELLEDPAHASALLTQLKAFYDARLLCDVTIRVLGGTEAGTSGAECGRSFSCNRNVLSAACPYFKSMFTGGLYESKQQQVTLHDMDPESMALIIDYCYTGRVTVTECNVQRLYAAADMLQLEYVRQACAGYLARRLDVHNCASILRFADAFDHPELRAKSLAFMARHFEQLSRGDELCELNLAQLREVLTMDNLDVASERVVCNAALRWLEANPKERANECLEVLRCVRWQHLTEKDQVYLDGLRSKPFIRKHCLQYLEAVLQDKDGKNGSPALPCQDGSPLRRIGMLAKEMVIFFGHRKEPFLCYDPYSGDIYTMPSPVTNLANSKSVTSSAVCVSPDNDLYLATQPIKQLWVYSPVQNSWQLLAERLLSREGMNVAYLNGYVYILGGRDPSTGAKIKEVECYSVQRNQWSLVAPLPHSFYSFELVTVNDRLYAVSNKRMLCYDPTCNQWLNCASLKRCDFQEACVFNNEIYCLCDIPVVKVYNPARGEWRRICEIPAEGSTNNYQIVRHSSKLLLITCTNVQWKKNRVTVHEYDVTNDCWINIGTMLGLLHYDFGFICLSARVYPSCLEPGQSFITEEDDVRSESSADWELDGISDLDSESNSSSSYSEDEWQRAPVARHRIYVEGSF is encoded by the coding sequence ATGTCCGCTTGTGCGGTGTCCGGATTCTTCTCGGGTCCCGAGCTCCTGGAGGACCCCGCTCATGCTTCGGCACTGTTGACTCAGCTGAAAGCTTTCTACGACGCACGGCTACTGTGCGATGTCACCATCCGGGTACTGGGGGGCACCGAGGCGGGGACCAGTGGAGCCGAGTGTGGCCGGAGCTTCAGTTGTAACCGCAACGTTCTTTCTGCTGCATGTCCTTATTTCAAGAGCATGTTCACTGGCGGCCTCTACGAGAGCAAACAGCAGCAGGTCACGCTGCACGATATGGACCCCGAGTCCATGGCCCTCATCATAGACTACTGCTACACCGGACGTGTGACTGTTACTGAGTGCAACGTACAGCGCCTGTATGCCGCCGCTGATATGCTGCAGCTGGAATATGTACGCCAGGCCTGTGCAGGATACCTGGCCCGCCGCTTGGACGTCCACAATTGTGCCAGCATCCTGCGCTTTGCTGATGCTTTCGACCACCCGGAGCTGAGAGCCAAATCCCTGGCCTTCATGGCACGCCACTTCGAGCAGCTGTCTCGGGGAGACGAGCTGTGTGAGCTAAACTTGGCACAGCTACGAGAGGTGCTAACCATGGACAACTTGGATGTGGCAAGTGAGAGGGTTGTGTGCAATGCTGCCCTGCGCTGGCTGGAAGCCAACCCCAAGGAAAGGGCTAATGAGTGCCTTGAGGTCTTGCGCTGTGTGCGCTGGCAGCACTTAACTGAAAAGGACCAGGTCTACCTGGATGGATTACGTTCCAAACCATTCATACGGAAACATTGTCTACAATATCTGGAAGCTGTGCTGCAAGACAAAGATGGGAAAAATGGATCTCCTGCTTTACCATGTCAAGATGGAAGTCCTTTACGCAGAATTGGCATGTTAGCCAAAGAGATGGTAATTTTCTTTGGTCACCGTAAGGAGCCATTCCTATGCTATGACCCCTACTCAGGTGACATTTACACAATGCCTTCTCCTGTTACTAACTTGGCCAATAGCAAGTCtgtgacctcttcagctgtgtGTGTTTCACCTGACAATGACTTGTATTTGGCCACCCAACCTATAAAGCAGCTGTGGGTTTACAGTCCGGTTCAAAACAGCTGGCAACTATTAGCAGAGAGACTGTTATCTAGGGAAGGTATGAATGTAGCCTACCTTAATGGCTATGTTTATATTCTGGGTGGTAGGGACCCTTCAACAGGTGCCAAGATTAAGGAAGTAGAGTGCTATAGTGTGCAAAGAAATCAGTGGTCTCTAGTGGCACCATTGCCCCACTCTTTTTACTCATTTGAACTGGTTACTGTCAATGATCGCTTGTATgctgtcagcaacaaaaggatgcTTTGCTATGATCCAACCTGCAATCAGTGGCTTAACTGTGCTTCTCTTAAGCGATGTGATTTCCAGGAAGCTTGTGTTTTCAACAATGAAATATATTGTCTATGTGACATACCTGTGGTAAAAGTATACAACCCGGCTCGGGGAGAATGGCGGAGGATCTGTGAAATTCCTGCTGAGGGAAGCACAAATAACTATCAGATTGTTAGACATAGTTCTAAACTGCTGCTTATTACCTGCACTAATGTACAGTGGAAGAAAAACAGAGTGACTGTGCACGAATATGATGTGACTAATGATTGCTGGATAAACATTGGTACCATGCTTGGCCTTCTGCACTATGACTTTGGTTTCATTTGCCTGTCTGCCCGTGTATACCCATCCTGTTTGGAACCAGGTCAGAGCTTCATCACAGAAGAGGATGATGTGCGGAGTGAATCTAGTGCTGACTGGGAACTGGATGGTATTAGTGACCTGGACTCTGAATCTAACAGCTCCAGCTCTTATTCAGAGGATGAATGGCAGAGAGCACCTGTAGCAAGGCATCGGATATATGTAGAGGGCTCATTCTAA